From a single Lineus longissimus chromosome 16, tnLinLong1.2, whole genome shotgun sequence genomic region:
- the LOC135500446 gene encoding SCO-spondin-like isoform X3, producing the protein MMLLSSLVSLALLASVSAGPLLFQPHHQLPPSLSKQMCKSGLECQNDDTCCEVKTGGWSCCPFKNATCCKDKQHCCPGGTHCNLTSQHCEKPNQVYPIRLTSLSKDSKSQSTLPIVVIRRTDTIVKGVHCPDGKQVCPDDTTCCQMSTGAYGCCPMPNANCCPDHIHCCPHEQKCDIKSGACVNGDMTFPLLKKFAAKFADVVCPDGQGTCPTDSTCCKLASGKYGCCPLPSATCCDDHIHCCPNGYTCDTAQSTCNKGALFVPMAKKIPAESVVPEKLLGSKILCPDRETVCDEGSTCCMLKSGDYGCCPLKKALCCTDQEHCCPEGYHCDVKTKQCLPAPSPMLKHSSSVSVVICPNKQTCPDGNTCCRLASGDYGCCPRPKAVCCPDLTHCCPNGYTCNLKAGSCTQGALSLPWLEKTKATVKNVVCPDGTSMCSTNYTCCKLASGQYGCCPLPRATCCSDQIHCCPEGYTCDPSYGNCLKGTSSIPWMIKTSGIKQVKRVICPDGSSSCPNGNTCCKLASGQYGCCPMPQATCCSDHTHCCPEGYTCQPSKGTCSKGTVSIPWVKKTTGIKQLKNVISTKMRRCPDGEICKQDLSTCCKGKMGGYLCCRYENATCCPDGIHCCPKGKTCHNLPSGNLVCLPMSLKKVGDVSPVKARAGYIMCPGKVYQCPERNTCCKTATGAYSCCPLPHATCCSDYLHCCPTGYTCVGKGQCQKEGKETIASVKKRPALSIGHQDMQEPPSELLQTVPKEKTTLVNSVVCPDGASQCPSGNTCCKLPSGQYGCCPMPQAVCCSDHVHCCPSGYSCDVSAGTCSKGASMLKWLQKSPAIPIPVNGVVCPDGASQCPSGNTCCKLASGQYGCCPMPQAVCCSDHVHCCPSGYSCDVSAGTCSKGASTLKWLQKSPASPIPVNGVVCPDGASQCPSGNTCCKLASGQYGCCPLPQAVCCSDHVHCCPSGYSCDVSAGTCSKGASTLKWLQKSPASPIPVSGVVCPDGASQCPSGNTCCKLASGQYGCCPLPQAVCCSDHVHCCPNGYSCDVSSGKCNKGLESIPWVEKVSAKSVGRSALAKVLTNVSVQSVICPDKQGTCPDGNTCCLLASGKYGCCPLPQATCCSDHTHCCPHGTTCDTAAGTCNQGDLSLPWYEKKPTTPTNGVVCPDGASQCPDGNTCCKLASGQYGCCPLPQAVCCSDHVHCCPSGYSCDVSAGTCSKGASTLKWLQKSPASPIPVNGVVCPDGASQCPSGNTCCKLASGQYGCCPMPQAVCCSDHVHCCPSGYSCDVSAGTCSKGASMLKWLQKSPATPIPVNGVVCPDGASQCPSGNTCCKLASGQYGCCPLPQAVCCSDHVHCCPSGYSCDVSAGTCSKGASTLKWLQKSPASPIPVNGVVCPDGASQCPSGNTCCKLASGQYGCCPMPQAVCCSDHVHCCPSGYSCDVSAGTCSKGASTLKWLQKSPASPIPVNGVVCPDGASQCPSGNTCCKLASGQYGCCPMPQAVCCSDHVHCCPSGYSCDVSAGTCSKGASTLKWLQKSPASPIPVSGVVCPDGASQCPSGNTCCKLASGQYGCCPLPQAVCCSDHVHCCPNGYSCDVSSGKCNKGLESIPWVEKVSAKSVGRSALAKVLTNVSVQSVICPDKQGTCPDGNTCCLLASGKYGCCPLPQATCCSDHTHCCPHGTTCDTAAGTCNQGDLSLPWYEKKPTTPTNGVVCPDGASQCPDGNTCCKLASGQYGCCPLPQAVCCSDQVHCCPSGYSCDVSAGTCSKGASTLKWLQKSPASPIPVNGVVCPDGASQCPSGNTCCKLASGQYGCCPMPQAVCCSDHVHCCPSGYSCDVSAGTCSKGASMLKWLQKSPATPIPVNGVVCPDGASQCPSGNTCCKLASGQYGCCPMPQAVCCSDHLHCCPSGYSCDVSAGTCSKGASTLKWLQKSPASPIPVNGVVCPDGASQCPSGNTCCKLASGQYGCCPLSQAVCCSDHVHCCPSGYSCDVSAGTCSKGASTLKWLQKSPASPIPVNGVVCPDGVSQCPSGNTCCKLTSGQYGCCPLPQAVCCSDHIHCCPSGYSCDVSASTCSKGASTLKWLQKSPASPIPVNGVVCPDGASQCPSSNTCCKLASGQYGCCPLPQAVCCSDHVHCCPNGYSCDVSSGKCNKGLESIPWLEKVSAKSVGRSALAKVLTNVSVQSVICPDKQGTCPDGNTCCLLASGKYGCCPLPQATCCSDHTHCCPHGTTCDTAAGTCNQGDLSLPWYEKIATTPTNGVVCPDGASQCPDGNTCCKLASGQYGCCPMPQAVCCSDHVHCCPSGYSCDVSAGTCSKGASMLKWLQKSPASPIPVNGVVCPDGASQCPSGNTCCKLASGQYGCCPLPQAVCCSDHVHCCPSGYSCDVSAGTCSKGASTLKWLQKSPASPIPVNGVVCPDGASQCPSGNTCCKLASGQYGCCPMPQAVCCSDHVHCCPSGYSCDVSAGTCSKGASTLKWLQKSPASPIPVNGVVCPDGASQCPSGNTCCKLASGQYGCCPLPQAVCCSDHVHCCPNGYSCDVSSGKCNKGLESIPWLEKVSAKSVGRSALAKVLTNVSVQSVICPDKQGTCPDGNTCCLLASGKYGCCPLPQATCCSDHTHCCPHGTTCDTAAGTCNQGDLSMPWYEKSPATPVNYVPCPDGVSKCPDSFTCCELATGQYGCCPVPEAVCCSGKILCCPRGYTCDESTGTCRENGALSLPWLNRIAAMKKTGAASLSAVICPDGESECPDGNTCCPMSGGTYGCCPLPMAVCCSDKVHCCPKGYTCDAGSETCFKDGKIITLFTKTESKVKSVICPGGGATCPDNNTCCKLASGQYGCCPLPSATCCSDHTHCCPEGYTCHPSEGTCSKSPISLPWLTHELAVGSIICPDKKGTCPDGNTCCLLASGKYGCCPLPQATCCSDHTHCCPHGTTCDTAAGTCNQGTLLLPWLEKITTTPPNGVVCPDGASQCPNGNTCCKLASGQYGCCPLPQAVCCSDHVHCCPNGYSCDVSSGRCNKSFQSIPWVKKSFAKNIHYLP; encoded by the exons ATG atgctGTTGTCATCGTTGGTCTCTTTGGCCCTCCTTGCATCAGTCTCAGCTGGACCTCTGTTGTTCCAGCCGCATCATCAGCTCCCGCCATCATTATCAAAACAGATGTGCAAGTCTGGACTAGAGTGCCAAAACGATGACACGTGCTGTGAGGTGAAAACTGGAGGATGGAGTTGCTGTCCTTTCAAGAAT GCTACTTGCTGTAAAGATAAGCAGCATTGCTGCCCAGGGGGTACTCACTGTAATCTTACATCACAGCACTGCGAGAAGCCAAATCAAGTTTATCCAATTCGCCTGACATCACTGTCAAAGGATTCCAAG TCACAATCGACACTTCCCATAGTTGTTATACGAAGGACTGATACCATTGTGAAGGGAGTGCACTGTCCGGATGGAAAGCAGGTGTGCCCCGATGATACAACATGTTGCCAGATGTCGACTGGAGCATATGGATGTTGTCCAATGCCCAATGCAAACTGTTGCCCGGACCACATTCACTGCTGCCCCCATGAGCAGAAATGCGACATCAAGTCGGGTGCATGCGTGAATGGTGACATGACGTTTCCTCTGCTAAAGAAGTTTGCCGcaaagtttgctgatgttgTTTGCCCAGATGGTCAGGGGACTTGCCCCACTGATAGCACATGCTGCAAGCTGGCTTCGGGAAAATATGGATGCTGCCCACTGCCCAGTGCAACATGTTGTGACGATCATATCCATTGTTGTCCAAATGGGTACACATGTGACACGGCTCAATCCACATGTAACAAGGGTGCTCTGTTTGTTCCAATGGCCAAGAAAATCCCTGCAGAGTCTGTTGTGCCTGAAAAACTACTGGGCAGCAAAATCCTTTGTCCTGACAGGGAGACTGTATGTGATGAGGGCAGTACATGCTGTATGTTAAAATCCGGTGACTATGGTTGCTGTCCCTTAAAAAAAGCACTCTGTTGCACTGATCAGGAACATTGCTGCCCAGAGGGTTATCACTGTGacgtaaaaacaaaacaatgccTGCCGGCTCCTTCGCCAATGTTGAAGCATAGCTCATCAGTTAGTGTGGTGATTTGCCCGAACAAACAAACCTGTCCTGATGGCAATACCTGCTGTCGTTTAGCCTCGGGTGACTACGGATGCTGCCCGCGTCCGAAAGCTGTCTGTTGCCCTGACCTTACCCATTGTTGCCCAAATGGTTACACCTGTAACCTTAAGGCTGGTTCTTGTACCCAGGGGGCACTGTCCTTGCCTTGGTTGGAAAAAACAAAAGCTACGGTTAAAAATGTTGTCTGTCCAGATGGAACTTCTATGTGTTCAACCAATTACACGTGCTGTAAACTTGCATCTGGTCAGTACGGATGTTGCCCGCTTCCACGTGCCACGTGTTGTTCTGATCAAATACACTGTTGCCCAGAGGGTTACACTTGCGATCCATCTTATGGGAACTGCCTGAAAGGAACTTCTTCAATTCCATGGATGATAAAAACATCTGGTATAAAACAAGTCAAACGTGTAATTTGTCCAGATGGTTCATCATCTTGCCCAAATGGTAACACATGCTGTAAATTAGCATCAGGTCAATATGGATGTTGCCCAATGCCACAAGCTACATGTTGTTCTGATCACACCCACTGTTGCCCCGAGGGTTACACGTGTCAACCGTCCAAAGGCACCTGCTCGAAGGGAACTGTTTCAATTCCATGGGTCAAAAAAACGACTGGCATCAAACAACTCAAAAATGTGATTTCGACTAAGATGAGACGGTGTCCTGATGGTGAGATTTGTAAACAAGACCTCTCCACTTGCTGCAAAGGGAAAATGGGTGGATACCTATGTTGCCGATATGAGAATGCTACCTGTTGTCCTGATGGTATTCATTGCTGCCCAAAAGGAAAGACGTGCCATAACCTGCCAAGTGGGAACCTCGTCTGTCTACCGATGTCTCTCAAGAAAGTTGGAGATGTGTCTCCTGTAAAGGCCAGGGCTGGATACATTATGTGCCCTGGGAAAGTG TACCAATGTCCTGAAAGAAACACCTGCTGTAAGACTGCCACCGGAGCCTACTCTTGCTGCCCCCTACCCCACGCCACCTGCTGCTCTGATTACCTTCACTGTTGCCCAACTGGCTACACTTGCGTTGGAAAGGGACAGTGTCAGAAG GAAGGCAAAGAGACAATCGCATCAGTGAAAAAAAGGCCTGCCCTGAGTATAGGTCACCAAGACATGCAAGAACCACCGAGTGAATTGCTTCAAACAGTGCCAAAAGAAAAAACAACATTGGTCAACAGTGTTGTTTGTCCAGATGGAGCGTCACAATGTCCCAGTGGTAATACATGTTGTAAATTGCCATCTGGTCAGTACGGATGTTGCCCCATGCCCCAGGCTGTCTGTTGCTCTGATCACGTGCACTGTTGTCCAAGTGGTTATAGTTGTGACGTATCAGCTGGCACCTGCAGTAAGGGAGCCTCCATGTTGAAATGGCTTCAAAAATCCCCTGCCATACCCATCCCGGTCAATGGTGTTGTTTGCCCAGATGGAGCATCGCAATGTCCCAGTGGTAAcacatgttgtaaattggcaTCTGGTCAGTACGGATGTTGCCCCATGCCCCAGGCTGTCTGTTGCTCTGATCATGTCCACTGTTGTCCAAGTGGTTATAGTTGTGATGTATCAGCTGGCACCTGCAGTAAGGGTGCCTCTACTTTGAAATGGCTTCAAAAATCCCCTGCTTCACCCATCCCGGTCAATGGTGTTGTTTGCCCTGATGGAGCATCGCAATGTCCCAGTGGTAAcacatgttgtaaattggcaTCTGGTCAGTACGGATGTTGCCCCCTGCCCCAGGCTGTCTGTTGCTCTGATCACGTCCACTGTTGTCCAAGTGGTTATAGTTGCGATGTATCAGCTGGCACCTGCAGTAAGGGTGCCTCTACTTTGAAATGGCTTCAAAAATCCCCTGCTTCACCCATCCCGGTCAGTGGTGTTGTTTGCCCAGATGGAGCATCGCAATGTCCCAGTGGTAAcacatgttgtaaattggcaTCTGGTCAGTACGGATGTTGCCCCCTGCCCCAGGCTGTCTGTTGCTCTGATCACGTCCACTGTTGTCCAAATGGTTATAGTTGCGATGTTTCATCAGGGAAATGTAACAAAGGTTTGGAGTCCATTCCTTGGGTTGAGAAAGTATCTGCCAAATCTGTTGGTCGGTCAGCTTTAGCTAAAGTTTTAACAAATGTTTCTGTTCAAAGTGTAATTTGTCCTGATAAACAAGGCACCTGTCCAGATGGCAATACATGCTGTCTCCTAGCATCTGGTAAGTATGGGTGTTGCCCGCTTCCCCAGGCGACCTGCTGTTCTGACCACACTCACTGTTGTCCACATGGCACAACCTGTGATACGGCAGCGGGTACCTGTAACCAGGGAGATCTGTCATTGCCATggtatgaaaaaaaacccaccacACCCACAAATGGTGTTGTTTGCCCCGACGGGGCATCACAATGTCCCGATGGTAACACATGTTGTAAATTAGCATCTGGTCAGTACGGATGTTGCCCCCTGCCCCAGGCTGTCTGTTGCTCTGATCACGTCCACTGTTGTCCAAGTGGTTATAGTTGCGATGTATCAGCTGGCACCTGCAGTAAGGGTGCCTCTACTTTGAAATGGCTTCAAAAATCCCCTGCTTCACCTATCCCGGTCAATGGTGTTGTTTGCCCAGATGGAGCATCGCAATGTCCCAGTGGTAAcacatgttgtaaattggcaTCTGGTCAATACGGATGTTGCCCCATGCCCCAGGCTGTCTGTTGCTCTGATCACGTCCACTGTTGTCCAAGTGGTTATAGTTGCGACGTATCAGCTGGCACCTGCAGTAAGGGAGCCTCCATGTTGAAATGGCTTCAAAAATCCCCTGCCACACCCATCCCGGTCAATGGTGTTGTTTGCCCAGATGGAGCATCGCAATGTCCCAGTGGTAACACATGCTGTAAGTTGGCATCTGGTCAGTACGGATGTTGCCCCCTGCCCCAGGCTGTCTGTTGCTCTGATCACGTCCACTGTTGTCCAAGTGGTTATAGTTGTGATGTATCAGCTGGCACCTGCAGTAAGGGTGCCTCTACTTTGAAATGGCTTCAAAAATCCCCTGCTTCACCCATCCCGGTCAATGGTGTTGTTTGCCCAGATGGAGCATCACAATGTCCCAGTGGTAAtacatgttgtaaattggcaTCTGGTCAATACGGATGTTGCCCCATGCCCCAGGCTGTCTGTTGCTCTGATCATGTCCACTGTTGTCCAAGTGGTTATAGTTGCGATGTATCAGCTGGCACCTGCAGTAAGGGTGCCTCTACTTTGAAATGGCTTCAAAAATCCCCTGCTTCACCCATCCCGGTCAATGGTGTTGTTTGCCCAGATGGAGCATCGCAATGTCCCAGTGGTAAcacatgttgtaaattggcaTCTGGTCAGTACGGATGTTGCCCCATGCCCCAGGCTGTCTGTTGCTCTGATCACGTCCACTGTTGTCCAAGTGGTTATAGTTGCGATGTATCAGCTGGCACCTGCAGTAAGGGTGCCTCTACTTTGAAATGGCTTCAAAAATCCCCTGCTTCACCCATCCCGGTCAGTGGTGTTGTTTGCCCAGATGGAGCATCGCAATGTCCCAGTGGTAAcacatgttgtaaattggcaTCTGGTCAGTACGGATGTTGCCCCCTGCCCCAGGCTGTCTGTTGCTCTGATCACGTCCACTGTTGTCCAAATGGTTATAGTTGCGATGTTTCATCAGGGAAATGTAACAAAGGTTTGGAGTCCATTCCTTGGGTTGAGAAAGTATCTGCCAAATCTGTTGGTCGGTCAGCTTTAGCTAAAGTTTTAACAAATGTTTCTGTTCAAAGTGTAATTTGTCCTGATAAACAAGGCACCTGTCCAGATGGCAATACATGCTGTCTCCTAGCATCTGGTAAGTATGGGTGTTGCCCGCTTCCCCAGGCGACCTGCTGTTCTGACCACACTCACTGTTGTCCACATGGCACAACCTGTGATACGGCAGCGGGTACCTGTAACCAGGGAGATCTGTCATTGCCATggtatgaaaaaaaacccaccacACCCACAAATGGTGTTGTTTGCCCCGACGGGGCATCACAATGTCCCGATGGTAACACATGTTGTAAATTAGCATCTGGTCAGTACGGATGTTGCCCCCTGCCCCAGGCTGTCTGTTGCTCCGATCAAGTCCACTGTTGTCCGAGTGGCTATAGTTGCGATGTATCAGCTGGCACCTGCAGTAAGGGTGCCTCTACTTTGAAATGGCTTCAAAAATCCCCTGCTTCACCTATCCCGGTCAATGGTGTTGTTTGCCCAGATGGAGCATCGCAATGTCCCAGTGGTAAcacatgttgtaaattggcaTCTGGTCAATACGGATGTTGCCCCATGCCCCAGGCTGTCTGTTGCTCTGATCACGTCCACTGTTGTCCAAGTGGTTATAGTTGCGACGTATCAGCTGGCACCTGCAGTAAGGGAGCCTCCATGTTGAAATGGCTTCAAAAATCCCCTGCCACACCCATCCCGGTCAATGGTGTTGTTTGCCCAGATGGAGCATCGCAATGTCCCAGTGGTAAcacatgttgtaaattggcaTCTGGTCAGTACGGATGTTGCCCCATGCCCCAGGCTGTCTGTTGCTCTGATCACCTCCACTGTTGTCCAAGTGGTTATAGTTGCGACGTATCAGCTGGCACCTGCAGTAAGGGTGCCTCTACTTTaaaatggcttcaaaaatcCCCTGCTTCACCTATCCCGGTCAATGGAGTTGTTTGCCCAGATGGAGCATCGCAATGTCCCAGTGGTAAcacatgttgtaaattggcaTCTGGTCAGTACGGATGTTGCCCCCTGTCCCAGGCTGTCTGTTGCTCTGATCACGTCCACTGTTGTCCAAGTGGTTATAGTTGCGATGTATCAGCTGGCACCTGCAGTAAGGGTGCCTCTACTTTGAAATGGCTTCAAAAATCCCCTGCTTCACCTATCCCGGTCAATGGTGTTGTTTGCCCAGATGGAGTGTCACAATGTCCCAGTGGTAACACTTGTTGTAAACTGACATCTGGTCAATACGGATGTTGCCCCCTGCCCCAGGCTGTCTGTTGCTCTGATCACATCCACTGTTGTCCAAGTGGTTATAGTTGCGATGTATCAGCTAGCACCTGCAGTAAGGGTGCCTCTACTTTGAAATGGCTTCAAAAATCCCCTGCTTCACCTATCCCGGTCAATGGTGTTGTTTGCCCAGATGGAGCATCGCAATGTCCCAGTAGTAAcacatgttgtaaattggcaTCTGGTCAGTACGGATGTTGCCCCCTGCCCCAGGCTGTCTGTTGCTCTGATCACGTCCACTGTTGTCCAAATGGTTATAGTTGCGATGTTTCGTCAGGGAAATGTAACAAAGGTTTGGAGTCCATTCCTTGGCTTGAGAAAGTATCTGCCAAATCTGTTGGTCGGTCAGCTTTAGCTAAAGTTTTAACAAATGTTTCTGTTCAAAGTGTAATTTGTCCTGATAAACAAGGCACCTGTCCAGATGGCAATACATGCTGTCTCCTAGCATCTGGTAAATATGGCTGTTGCCCGCTTCCCCAGGCGACCTGCTGTTCTGACCATACTCACTGTTGTCCACATGGCACAACCTGTGATACGGCAGCGGGTACCTGTAACCAGGGAGATCTGTCATTGCCATGGTATGAAAAAATAGCTACCACACCCACAAATGGTGTTGTTTGCCCCGACGGGGCATCACAATGTCCCGATGGTAACACATGTTGTAAATTAGCATCTGGTCAGTACGGATGTTGCCCCATGCCCCAGGCTGTCTGTTGCTCCGATCACGTCCACTGTTGTCCAAGTGGTTATAGTTGCGACGTATCAGCTGGCACCTGCAGTAAGGGAGCCTCCATGTTGAAATGGCTTCAAAAATCCCCTGCTTCACCTATCCCGGTCAATGGTGTTGTTTGCCCAGATGGAGCATCGCAATGTCCCAGTGGTAAcacatgttgtaaattggcaTCTGGTCAGTACGGATGTTGCCCCCTGCCCCAGGCTGTCTGTTGTTCTGATCACGTCCACTGTTGTCCGAGTGGCTATAGTTGCGATGTATCAGCTGGCACCTGCAGTAAGGGTGCCTCTACTTTGAAATGGCTTCAAAAATCCCCTGCTTCACCTATCCCGGTCAATGGTGTTGTTTGCCCAGATGGAGCATCGCAATGTCCCAGTGGTAAcacatgttgtaaattggcaTCTGGTCAGTACGGATGTTGCCCCATGCCCCAGGCTGTCTGTTGCTCTGATCACGTCCACTGTTGTCCAAGTGGTTATAGTTGCGACGTATCAGCTGGCACCTGCAGTAAGGGTGCCTCTACTTTaaaatggcttcaaaaatcCCCTGCTTCACCTATCCCGGTCAATGGAGTTGTTTGCCCAGATGGAGCATCGCAATGTCCCAGTGGTAAcacatgttgtaaattggcaTCTGGTCAGTACGGATGTTGCCCCCTGCCCCAGGCTGTCTGTTGCTCTGATCACGTCCACTGTTGTCCAAATGGTTATAGTTGCGATGTTTCGTCAGGGAAATGTAACAAAGGTTTGGAGTCCATTCCTTGGCTTGAGAAAGTATCTGCCAAATCTGTTGGTCGGTCAGCTTTAGCTAAAGTTTTAACAAATGTTTCTGTTCAAAGTGTAATTTGTCCTGATAAACAAGGCACCTGTCCAGATGGCAATACATGCTGTCTCCTAGCATCTGGTAAATATGGGTGTTGCCCGCTTCCCCAGGCGACCTGCTGTTCTGACCACACCCACTGTTGTCCACATGGCACAACCTGTGATACGGCAGCGGGTACCTGTAACCAGGGAGATCTGTCAATGCCATGGTATGAAAAGTCACCAGCCACACCTGTAAACTACGTTCCTTGTCCAGATGGAGTTTCTAAATGTCCCGATTCTTTCACATGTTGTGAATTAGCAACTGGTCAATACGGATGTTGCCCCGTGCCTGAGGCTGTCTGTTGCTCTGGTAAAATCCTTTGTTGCCCAAGAGGTTATACCTGTGATGAGTCAACAGGCACATGCCGTGAAAATGGAGCTTTATCATTGCCCTGGTTAAATAGGATTGCAGCTATGAAAAAAACAGGAGCAGCATCACTATCTGCAGTTATTTGTCCTGACGGTGAGTCAGAATGCCCTGACGGAAACACATGTTGCCCAATGTCTGGAGGCACTTATGGATGCTGTCCTCTCCCAATGGCGGTCTGTTGTTCTGACAAGGTGCATTGTTGCCCCAAAGGATACACGTGTGATGCTGGTTCAGAAACGTGTTTCAAGGATGGAAAGATCATCACTTTGTTCACGAAGACTGAATCTAAGGTGAAGAGTGTCATTTGCCCTGGTGGTGGTGCAACATGTCCTGATAACAACACGTGCTGTAAACTTGCATCTGGTCAGTACGGCTGTTGCCCACTTCCAAGTGCCACGTGTTGTTCTGACCACACTCACTGTTGCCCAGAGGGTTACACGTGTCACCCATCAGAAGGGACGTGTTCAAAGTCTCCAATCTCTCTCCCCTGGCTAACACATGAACTAGCTGTCGGCAGCATAATATGTCCAGACAAAAAAGGCACCTGCCCTGATGGTAATACATGCTGTCTCCTAGCATCTGGTAAATATGGCTGTTGCCCGCTTCCCCAGGCGACCTGCTGTTCTGACCACACTCACTGTTGTCCACATGGCACAACATGTGATACAGCTGCAGGTACATGTAACCAAGGAACACTTTTATTGCCATGGTTAGAAAAAATAACTACCACACCCCCAAATGGTGTGGTTTGCCCCGACGGGGCATCACAATGTCCCAATGGTAACACATGTTGTAAATTAGCATCTGGTCAGTACGGATGTTGCCCCCTGCCCCAGGCTGTCTGTTGTTCAGATCACGTCCACTGTTGTCCAAATGGTTACAGTTGTGATGTTTCGTCGGGAAGATGTAACAAAAGCTTTCAGTCCATTCCTTGGGTTAAAAAATCTTTTGCAAAGAATATACATTATTTGCCATGA